From the Aspergillus puulaauensis MK2 DNA, chromosome 1, nearly complete sequence genome, the window GAGAACACAAGCACTAAAAGGCAGTTGTGTTTGGAGTTTCTCTGCTGAAAAACCAGCACTGGATCACTAGGGGAGAGTATTGCCGGCTTCGTGCGACTTTGGACCCTGGTCTGTTTGTTATCTCCAtacatcttcgtcttcgataAGGCCATTATACCCTTGAACTATACATAAATCATCTTTATCGTTATCAATACCATTATGGTCAGACTTTGTTATTCGGTTATCTGGACTATTATCCATTCGTGGACTAATTACCCCAATATGCATCCAACATGTCTCCATTGCCGGTGTAAACCTATGTATGTAGGTAGCCTCCCCAACCAGCAGTTCTACTCCTGATGAACAACCTGCGCTGCGGGCTTGACATCGGGATCTACCTCATCGGCATCGATAACCCTATCACCGAACGAAGCGGCAATTTCCTCAAGGGTCTTCATCTTGGTCTCGCTGCAATTGAAAAGATGATATGCGATTAGCCTTTTCCCTGAAACGCCAAATTATGAAGCGGGGGGGATAACTCACGGGAAATAGAAATAAGctatgatgaggaagaacagCGTACACGCGACAAACACGTAGTAGTAGTTCTCGTGGATATTGGCGAATGCACTAGGGCCGGCTTCGGTGActgtttattttttttaaatgTTATGATTAGAGACTGGTCTCATCTCATCAAGTTCAGGGGAAAGGTGGGGGGGGGTAACATACTTGCAACATTAACAATGAAGTGGGACGCAGCAGCCAATCCCATTATCTTGCTTCGGAGCGCGATGGGAAGGACTTCAGCGCCATAGAGCCAGGTTGTGCTGTTAAGCATGCCGTCTGGAGGGGAGTAAATGTTAGTTATTTTCGCGGACTTTAAGCATTACCTGTTGTGAGTGAGTGGGCGATTTGTGACATACAGTAAGTCACCACGAAAAGATATATTCCCAGAATAGCGAACCCTTTGCCGATACGATTATCCGTGTTCTGGAACTCTCGCTGCATGACGGCGGCGTAGATCTCGACAATGATTATTCCTCCTAGACCAGTGAGGATCATCCTGTGTTTCAGTCAGTATGGTTTGGCTTAGAAGGTGCGGGATGTATGTTTACTTTCGGCGACCCCATTGATCGGTGAGGTATTTTGTGGTGAGAGCATTGGTGACGAAGGCCACGGTGCCGTAGACTGCTGCTAGGGCGAGAATTGTGTGGGGTTCGATACCGAGAGACTTGTATAGGATGGCTTTGAAAGGGTTAATTAATATCAGCTGGGATGATTTGATCGGGATCTACCTACTTTGGTAGTACTAATGATCAGTTAGAACAGCGCATTTTGACAAGGGGAACTAGCGGGCGTACCTGAATCACGTTGACACCAGTAAGACTGGTCATGGTCTGCACAGCAATTGATCTAATACTGTCAGATAATTGTCGACGAAAACACTCAAGCACGGGTTTCAAATACTCACACCAAAGCACGGTGTCTGAAGAGCCTGAAAATCTCCTTGTAAGAGGTGATCTCTCGCTCCTTCTCATACTCGATCTGTGCCAGCATCTGGGAAAATTCCTGGCGCAGCTCGTGCGAGTTGAGATCGCGGCGGATTCGGCTGAATTCATTGCGCGCAGCCTCCACCTTTCCGTTTCGAACCAGGTAGCGCGGTGAATTGGGCATGAAGGTAACCAAGCCGATGAACATAATGATGCCCCAGGGTATTTGGATGGCAAGGGGAAGGCGCCATTGTACAGCCCCATACGGAGCCCAGCTACAAGCATATCCGACCCAATTTGAAGCCATGGTTCCGAAAGCGATACCGCAACCTGAGATTCCTCCGATGAGGCCGCGATACCGAGGGTCCGATATCTCGCTCAGGTAGATGGGAACGGTGCCAACCATGCCGCTGTAGAAACCGGCCACCAACATGTCAGTGGCAATTAATCCCCTTTTTCGTTCCTGGGGTCGACTTACCCAACTGCAATTCCGGCCAAAGCACGCCCAGCGAGAAACATCCCGATGTTGACTGAAGCTGTCTGGATTGTGGTTCCAATTGTGACGATCACGCACATCAGTTCCATGAAACGTAGACGCCCTAATTTATCGGCGACCGCGGTTTGGAAGAGGGCGCCCACTGCTTCACCGGCGATATAAACGGCAACGACCTGCTTGCGGTCAGCCCAAGTTCGGTTGGCCAGTTGAAGTATACGTACCGCGCCCGTCAAGCCCTCTGAAGGGTTGTTCATGTACTCAATCCAGCTATCATGGGCGATTGCTGTGCGATGTATGAGTTCAGGCTTCCTATGTAGACCACCAAGTCGACAACTTACTTGTGGTAGCGATTCCCGTGTCAAACCCCTAGTATCCAGAGTCAGTAGGCTTGATTTCAGAGTTGCACTGGGAACAGCTTACAAAGAGAAAGGTTCCTATCGCAGCAAAGAGCGCGACTCCTAAAGCGTACCAGCCAACCATCTTGAAATGCGGGGCTAAGAAGACGGCGGGGTGGGTGGAAGAGAGAAGCGCGTTTGGTAAAAAGACCTAGGGCAGGACGGGAACTTCTTCATATATATCCATAATGCAGCCAAGGCAAAAAGGATTAGCGGATCTTTTCCGAGGATGATGGGTGTAAGTGTAACAATGGGCTGACCCCTCGGGGTATGGCCGATGGCTGGGAGTCTGGAGAGCGAAAGCTGGGGAATACACAAGCTGGGGGGAGTGGAGACGTGAGGCCATCAGGACCGAGGATTCGGCCATCACCAACCCGGTTCCCGACTAGCGATAGATGGAGTCGTATTCTGGGGGAGATGATTCGATAGAAGCAGTTGTCCCAAGAATCTTCAAAGTCAAAGTGCCTCTTCTCCCAgctggagagagaaagaCATCGGGGTTCTCAACTGAGTGTATGCCCAAAGCTCCTGGGAGGAAGGTTATGACAACCATGACTCCGCGTGGGGGGAAATATAGCGTGGGGGTGCATCATCAAAATCGATCAAAACCCAAGCCAAAGCTGAGCCCATGAccaagagctggagaagttggagatcGTATGGATTGCCGAACAGAGGAATTATTGCGGGGGAAACGGTTGACCCCAGAATAAGGTCTGGGCTCTGGAATGGATGGGATCGGACACAACCCGAGGCAATGATTTCACGACAGTTCAAAGTATGAAATAGACCCTTGCCTTGTACAGTATTTGCGAGACATCTTACAACATGGAGCTGTGaacaggagctggagggttgGCTATTCTACTGAATGGGACTGATGATACCTTGTCTCTCAGGCAGGATTATTTCCATATAAGGGATAGCTCCTCGCGTAATCGACACTAGTGGCAGGCGGCATTCTCGCAGCTATAAAAGGCTCCTTCCCCCCCGCCAATTTActcgttttcttcttttcttttccagctCTCTTTGCCTTTTGGCTTAGATCAAGTGTAGTATCTGTTCTTTTCAGTTTAATCTCTGAAAGTGTTCTACTGAACACAACATTgattaatcttatttttgGTCCTCGTGGCGAGACCTCTGTGCTTGCGCATGTCTTGCTACACAGTGTCATCGGGCTTACACTACCTCCGATAGACGCGACTTCTTTTCATCAATATGGCCGGCTTGTCCGACCGTTTGGAGAAGAGATTTGTCTTGGTTTTTTGTAGAGTATGTTGTACCAGGTACTTAGCCATGTCTCATTCAGCTATATCTCATCTTGTAATATTGTATTATTATgtactagtattaatatcGTGTACTCCGTTCCGACGTCTCGTATTCTAGATTTACAATCCAAGATACGCATCCCTCTGCGTCAACATCCAAGTCAGACTGGCCGACGCGACAATCAGCGGGCTAACAAACCGGCCCTTAAGCTGTGCGCTGCCGAATCCCAGCCACTCGCCAACAAAGTGTAACAAAGCCAGGCCAAATGTGCATGCCGCAAGGTCATACACCGCGGGCGTAGTAATGTTGTAGGCGGCGGTGAACCGGAcgatggcggagaggaaggtccAGGTACCGAACAGTCGAGAGGAGTGCGCGTTTGTGTGCGGGCGATCATCGGCTAGGCGGCCATTGTAGAGTTGCGCAGTATAGGCCTCGGAGAAGTAGGCTTGGACGCTGTTCGCGGCTGAGACGACAGACACCTGCGCATTGTTAGCTTTGCTTGTGACAACTCGAGATGTCGACGTCGCATACCAGGACAAGCCACTTGGGGAGCAGGCCATCGAACGGAGGGAGATAGGACAGAAGTTGGTCCATGGTCGGGAAGGGAAGAGCGAAAGATAATCTCTGGGCAATTCGACTCGAATAACGTTTATTCAGCGTGAATTCAGGAGCTGAGATTGAGCTgtctccttttcttcagtATGCCGAAGCTTCAGAGAGCTGAGAGCTCTGGTGGTTGAGTCCCAATGGGGATTAGTGGGCGGCCCCGTGATCCGTGATGTTGAGCCTAGGCAATTCTTTGGTTGGGCGACATTCCCCCAGAGACACCTGGGAACGAAGCTCGCAATTGCACCCTCCTCTTGACTTGGATGAAAGGACAATCACTCGCCATGGAATTCGTGAACGAAATCACGTATTCGCTTTCCCACTGGGAGTGGAACTTTGCTCCTGGCTGGCAAAGTGTAGCAGCTTCGGTGCTGCTTGCGGCTGGAAGCTGGCTTGTTGTCTCCAGAGCTTGGACTTTTGCTAGGGTCCTTGCCAGTTTGTTCATTCTACCCGGAAAGTCGGTATGTTGATGATAAACTATATCCGAGCTTTTATTTCGTGGATTGTACTGATCTCCCCCTCTAGCTTCGCTCATTCGGCCCCAAGGGTAGCTGGGCGATTGTTACAGGCGCCTCCGATGGGCTAGGCAAGGAATACGCGCTTCAGCTTGCTCGTGCTGGATTCAATATCGTTCTTGTCTCGCGGACAGCCTCCAAGCTTACCACCCTGACCGATGAAATTACCTCCAAATACCCCTCCGTGCAGACCAAGATGTTGGCGATGGACTTTGCTCTCAATGAGGATCAGGACTacgagaagctcaaggcgCTAGTGGATGGTCTAGATGTCGCTATTCTGGTCAACAACGTTGGAAAGAGCCACAGCATCCCGGTCCCTTTTGCCCTGACTCCCGAGGACGAGATGTCGGACATCATCACAATCAACTGCATGGGCACTCTGCGGGTTACGCAGCTGGTCGTCCCCGGGATGACCCAACGCAAGCGTGGATTGATCCTGACAATGGGCTCTTTCGGTGGTCTCGTCCCGACCCCGCTTCTTGCTACCTACTCCGGAAGCAAAGCTTTCTTGCAGCAGTGGTCGACCGCTCTCGGCTCTGAACTTCAGCCGCACGGCATCACTGTTGAGCTGGTACAGGCATACCTCATTACCTCTGCCATGTCCAAGGTCCGCAAGACAAGTGCCTTGATCCCCAACCCGCGCTCGTTCGTGCAGGCGACGTTGTCCAAGATCGGTAACAATGGCGGTTCCCCAACCTATGCGTACAGCTCGTCCCCCTACTGGAGCCACGGGCTGGTGGCATACCTTGCCACGTGCGTTATTAACCCTATGAGCAAGTTTATCGCAAACCAGAACAAGGGCATGCATGAGTCAATCCGCAAGCGGGCCCTGCGCAAGGCGGAGCGCGAGAACGCAAAGAAGAGTACTTGAAAAAAACACGACTATGAGTAGTCCTGTTGGACAATTTCATGTTGGTGGATGTTTGTAGGAGGGGATGCAATAATATGTGAAGGATGTATGGGAAATGCGAAACGTTACGTCACGGACGCTGGATCTCTTTCCGATTAAGGGAaatggtatatatatttttaatccAGATCATTATAGAAAACTTGAAACCACAGTTGTATTAATGGCGCGATCGTCTGCTCCTGATTATTTCCAAGGTTGTGGCAAAACTGGCAATAATGGGAGATAGCCACACTGTGTTTCTCTTCGTGGGTAGACAAGTAGCCACAGTGTCATGCAACGGCCAGCTCGTTGTATATACCTAAGTGGTGAACCAACAATGCAAAGACTGCGAGTTCCGGAAAGGATATGCTGTGCAGCCGAGTATCGAACTCTAGGCCAGCCGTCAAGACTGAAAGGGAAAGTCAACCGGAAACTGTTTGCTAAGTTAACAGCTCATGGATTATGTAAACTGGTATGTAGGCCCTTTCCAGAGTTCCGTTTACCGTATGCGTCGAAGATCTTCGGATGTCAAGCCCGACGTGATTCCATGGATCCAGTGGCTTGCTCACCGCGCCCTAAAGCAAGCTAGGCTGGTGGAACTCAGGAACTGGAATCAGCGACAAACCCGGCCAAGGCTTGGTTGAGTTAATCGTATGTTTTGCTTTGTATAGTACTCATTTCGACTACAGTGGTATTTACTACCAAAAATAACAAATAACCGGACAACACTTTCAACAATGCAAGTTTTCGGGATGGCCTCCTATGTCGTCTACGGTCTGAGGCAAGAAAACATGTTGAAATCTTTGGCAGTGGAtcgaagacaagaaaaaccCAAGACGACGCCAAGTGGAACACCAGGAACCGGACCCCACTAATCGGTGAGCTTTTTAGTGCAGAGCTGGGCGCGTTGCAGAAAATTTGCATCCGAATCGGCACACCGAGGCCGGTAGAGCGTGGATCCCGAGTCTTCGGCGTGCCGAGAATGTCGGCTCGGGGCCACAGCGCAGCGCCAATGCCGTGTGCTGATTGTTAGAAATACACAGCAAGCCCTCACCCACCGGCCTGTCAAGTATTTAagctgccagcagcagcatctcTCGCGGCTTCCCATCCTCTGTAGTttttcttccatccatcttcttggtcttctgcCATGCACCTCCCCTGTGCTTGCGATCGCCAGGAGGAAAACTCTTTCTGCGATCCACCCCGAGTGCGGATCTGCCGCAGTTCTCGGACGAATCCACATTGAGAACTCGTCGCGATGCGCCATGGGAAAAATAGAATTCTCGCAGTAACACGACAAGACTGAAAGTGGATCGGATCATTTCACTCTCGTAATTGAAAACCGCGGATCTCTAGTTTCGAATAATCGAATGTCCGTAGAAAGCCGTCAAATCACGGTCGACGAGCCCTAATGGGCACACCCAGCGGCATCCTCAGCGCGCTGAGAGAGTAAGGTAGGGCGAGGACTCGAGGATGCGTTTGTAAACAGAACCAACTCCAGAAATAGGTCCTGGACCACGCGACACGGTCAGATGATGACTCGCGGTTTTTGGTTTCCTCATCAGGCACGTCTGGATGCTGTTGCGGCCGTCATCGCCTCTCCTACTCTgcctcccccttctccacCCTCTCCACCGAATCTCCAGGGAAGCATCAGAGAATTCCTGTCACGCAGCCGAGCAGCACTCTGTAGAATGAATCCCTTGCCCGTCCCCTGCCCGTCTCCGACTCTCCGCCTATCGGGGGCCGTCAAGATCCGGGCCCCCGTCTGGTTCTAACTTCTCCCGTGGGTTCCCCAATCTTGGGATGGTAGCCGATTGCCGTTGAGCTTTGTCCCCGTTCATTCGCCCAGGCCCCAGGCTGCCCGGAGTAGGTAGGATTCACGATAATTAAATGTCTCGCTAAATCGGCTTGTCCTAGGTGCCGCCCGCAGATATAATCCCTTTGCCTCCCTCGTTTCCGGGTCGTAGCTGGCTATCCTCCCTTGCGTCTCTCCCCCCCTtctcccatctcctccccTTAAGCTCTCACCCTAAGCTCTTCTGTGTGAAAAAAACATACAATCACAATGGGTGTGGCCAACATTAAGGGTCTCTTCAAGCCCAAGGCTGAGCAGCAAGAGCATTCTCAGGCTACCACGCCTTCGAGATCTGACTCGACTGCGGAGAAGGACAATGGCATTATCGATGATAGCCCCGTGAAGTACCTGACATGGCGGTCATTTATCTTGGGTGTCGTGGTGTCCATGGGTGGTTTCATCTTTGGTTACTCGACTGGTTAGTTTGATGCCCTGTGTGTTCAGACCATGGTCCTCGTGTCTAATCAGTGCAGGTCAAATTGCCGGTTTCACCACTATGAATGACTTCAAGATGCGTTTTGCGGAGCGTCAATCAAACGGCGAGTACGTCTTCAGCAATGTCCGTAACGGTCTGATTGTCGGTCTGGTAAGTTGGCCACCACTCGCGATAACTCTCTAGCCCTATCTAACATTGCCCTAGCTTTGCATCGGTACTATGGTCggagccctcgtcgccgcccCCATTGCGGATCGCATTGGCCGCAAACTCTCCATGTCCTTCTGGTCCGTGATCCACATGGTAGGGATTATTGTGCAGATTGCCACGGACAGCAACTGGGTTCAGATTGCCATGGGCCGTTGGGTTGCTGGTCTGGGCATTGGCGCGCTCTCCAGCGTCGTCCCCATGTACCAGTCCGAGGCCGCCCCTCGCCAGGTTCGCGGTGCTATGATCAGTGCATTCCAGCTCTTCGTCGCCTTCGGTATCTTCATCTCCTACATCATCAACTTCGGCACCGAGACCATCGCATCCACTGCCTCGTGGAGAATCACCATGGGAATTGGGTTTGCCTGGCCCTTGATTCTTGGTCTTGGAGCCCTTTTCCTTCCCGAGTCTCCCCGCTTTGCTTATCGCCACGGCCGCGTCGATGAGGCACGCAAGGTCATGTCCAAGCTGTACGGTGTCAGCGAGAACCACCGTGCTGTTGTCCAGGAAATGAGAGAcatgaaggagaagctcgacgAGGAGCGCGCCGCTGGCGTTGCTCCCTGGCACGAGGTTTTCACCGGGCCCCGGATGATGTACCGTACCTTTCTCGGTATCGCCCTGCAGTCACTCCAGCAACTTACTGGAGCCAACTTTATCTTCTATTATGGAAACAGCATCTTTACTTCTACTGGATTGAGCAACAGTTATGTCACCCAGATCATTCTGGGCGCTGTCAACTTCGGAATGACCCTTCCCGGTCTATATATCGTTGAACACTTCGGACGCCGCAACAGTCTCATGATTGGAGGCGCCTGGTGCTCGATTTGCTTCTGGATCTGGGCTTCTGTTGGTCATTATGCTCTAGACTTGGAGAACCCTCAAAATACGCCTAAGGCCGGAACCGCTATGATCGTTTTCACCTGCTTTTTCATCTGCGGTTTCGCCACCACATGGTAAGTTGAGCTCGGAAAAAGCCCCAGGAACATCCAGAGAGTACTAACAGCCTTCCTAGGGGACCTATAGTGTGGTCGATCTGTAGTGAGATGTATCCTCAGCGCTCTCGTGCGATGAACATTGGTATCGCTACCGCTGCTAATTGGACTTGGAACTTTTTGATCTCGTTCTTTACCCCATTCATCTCTGGTGCTATCGACTTCGCTTACGGCTATGTGTTTGCTGCCTGCTGCTTGGCAGGTGTGCTCATCGTGTTCTTCTTTGTCAACGAGAGTCAAGGCCGCACGCTCGAGGAAGTTGATACCATGTATGTCCTTCACGTGGTGCCCTGGAAGAGTGCTTCCTGGGTCCCTGATGGGGACCTTGTGAGAGACCTACACCCTCCTACTCAGGAGAACCCCAAGCAGGAAGCCCAGGGCCAGGCCGAGCAtggtgagggagagaagCCTGCTGAGCCGACTGAGATTCGGGAGTAAAGGCGATAACCACATAAACCAGCCTCTGagcttttataaattatttatatctacACGTATACACACAAGCATACATCTATATGTATGAACACGTGGATACTTGACGTGATATGATAAGAGACGttgtgaagaagagaaagagagcaaCAAATACAATTGCATTTTatgtttgggtttgggggttTGACTTTTTGGGATTGTATATTATGCATTGGGCTGGATAGACAAGATAGACTATGGAGTATTGAACTTGAAATCATTCCAAATACCCTGAGATATTTGCTGTTGCGATTCGTCGCGATGAGGCCTTGAGAGATTAGGTTAGGTAGTTAGGGTTAGACTTTAGAGTTCCGTCTCTGCATGCCGGTCCCGGCCACCTTAAACCGCCGCACCTGCTTTTTTGGGCTGCTTTTTAGCATCCGCCCATGACCGGGTAGGCCGGTACCGTATGGTCAACTCAACTGCCCTGGAAATACGCGGAGGTTATTACCGGCGAGGCGGAAGGAAGCAAACACAGccgaaaaagaagccaaTAGCCCCAGAAGTTCCAAGTCCAATTAGCAGAGGTAGCGATACCAATGTTCATCGCACGAGAGCGGGtttggatatatatatatatatatatatagttaactattgATAGAGTGGAAATACCATGTTCGTAGAATATTCCATGAAAGAAACATACACTTCCGATCTGTAGGCCATGCAGCATGACAACTAAAGAGATGCCCATGATCTGATATCCGGGAAATTTCGCTCTCTGTCAATAGCGAGCCCCGCATTGAGTATGGATTTGTGTCGCTATCATCTGTTCCACGGGTTATAGCTGCAAGTGGATGTGAATATCTGAAAAGGATCTCACTGTTCTATCGAAATTTGGATCGACTCATTCCGATAATAGAAAAGGTTTGACTTTACAGTTGAATTACGCACGGGTCATGGATGGTCAAACAGTATTTGAAGTAATTGAACGTGACAATGTCATTGAATGATTGTGGCGAACATGGAACGTCTATCCAAGTACCTATTTATAAGACGCGCGACAAGATATTGTAGATagaaaaataagaaaaaaaaaaagacgaagAACGACAAGCCTCCCCTAACGCCTTGAGGTTTTTTTAAGACACCATAATCATAACGAGTATGTAGAGTAAGGACTGTACTACGGAGATGAAGGTATTAGAGGGCAACGTAACATCGGTATCGGTATCGTGGCGGCAAGCAAGATGAAAAATAAATGCATTAACGACGTTGCGTCTTGCCCATACCACGTTTGCCGGCAACC encodes:
- the HXT1_1 gene encoding sugar porter family MFS transporter (COG:A;~EggNog:ENOG410PFSV;~InterPro:IPR005829,IPR005828,IPR003663,IPR036259, IPR020846;~PFAM:PF00083,PF07690;~TransMembrane:12 (i52-73o103-123i130-149o161-177i189-208o220-242i311-333o345-366i378-397o409-435i447-469o475-496i);~go_component: GO:0016020 - membrane [Evidence IEA];~go_component: GO:0016021 - integral component of membrane [Evidence IEA];~go_function: GO:0022857 - transmembrane transporter activity [Evidence IEA];~go_process: GO:0055085 - transmembrane transport [Evidence IEA]) — its product is MGVANIKGLFKPKAEQQEHSQATTPSRSDSTAEKDNGIIDDSPVKYLTWRSFILGVVVSMGGFIFGYSTGQIAGFTTMNDFKMRFAERQSNGEYVFSNVRNGLIVGLLCIGTMVGALVAAPIADRIGRKLSMSFWSVIHMVGIIVQIATDSNWVQIAMGRWVAGLGIGALSSVVPMYQSEAAPRQVRGAMISAFQLFVAFGIFISYIINFGTETIASTASWRITMGIGFAWPLILGLGALFLPESPRFAYRHGRVDEARKVMSKLYGVSENHRAVVQEMRDMKEKLDEERAAGVAPWHEVFTGPRMMYRTFLGIALQSLQQLTGANFIFYYGNSIFTSTGLSNSYVTQIILGAVNFGMTLPGLYIVEHFGRRNSLMIGGAWCSICFWIWASVGHYALDLENPQNTPKAGTAMIVFTCFFICGFATTWGPIVWSICSEMYPQRSRAMNIGIATAANWTWNFLISFFTPFISGAIDFAYGYVFAACCLAGVLIVFFFVNESQGRTLEEVDTMYVLHVVPWKSASWVPDGDLVRDLHPPTQENPKQEAQGQAEHGEGEKPAEPTEIRE
- the ERG28 gene encoding Erg28 family protein (BUSCO:EOG092655IF;~COG:S;~EggNog:ENOG410PQX8;~InterPro:IPR005352;~PFAM:PF03694;~TransMembrane:4 (o20-41i62-79o85-103i115-133o);~go_component: GO:0016021 - integral component of membrane [Evidence IEA]); its protein translation is MDQLLSYLPPFDGLLPKWLVLVSVVSAANSVQAYFSEAYTAQLYNGRLADDRPHTNAHSSRLFGTWTFLSAIVRFTAAYNITTPAVYDLAACTFGLALLHFVGEWLGFGSAQLKGRFVSPLIVASASLTWMLTQRDAYLGL
- the hxt8 gene encoding putative MFS monosaccharide transporter (Hxt8) (COG:G;~EggNog:ENOG410PK2K;~InterPro:IPR005829,IPR005828,IPR036259,IPR020846;~PFAM:PF00083,PF07690;~TransMembrane:5 (i112-132o138-155i167-187o199-220i286-307o);~go_component: GO:0016021 - integral component of membrane [Evidence IEA];~go_function: GO:0022857 - transmembrane transporter activity [Evidence IEA];~go_process: GO:0055085 - transmembrane transport [Evidence IEA]); this translates as MVGCATLKSSLLTLDTRGLTRESLPQVSCRLGGLHRKPELIHRTAIAHDSWIEYMNNPSEGLTGAVRILQLANRTWADRKQVVAVYIAGEAVGALFQTAVADKLGRLRFMELMCVIVTIGTTIQTASVNIGMFLAGRALAGIAVGGMVGTVPIYLSEISDPRYRGLIGGISGCGIAFGTMASNWVGYACSWAPYGAVQWRLPLAIQIPWGIIMFIGLVTFMPNSPRYLVRNGKVEAARNEFSRIRRDLNSHELRQEFSQMLAQIEYEKEREITSYKEIFRLFRHRALVSIAVQTMTSLTGVNVIQYYQTILYKS
- a CDS encoding ketoreductase (BUSCO:EOG0926310O;~COG:I;~EggNog:ENOG410PFH9;~InterPro:IPR002347,IPR027533,IPR036291,IPR020904;~PFAM:PF00106,PF13561;~TransMembrane:1 (o28-46i);~go_component: GO:0005783 - endoplasmic reticulum [Evidence IEA];~go_function: GO:0016491 - oxidoreductase activity [Evidence IEA];~go_function: GO:0045703 - ketoreductase activity [Evidence IEA];~go_process: GO:0030497 - fatty acid elongation [Evidence IEA];~go_process: GO:0055114 - oxidation-reduction process [Evidence IEA]), translated to MKGQSLAMEFVNEITYSLSHWEWNFAPGWQSVAASVLLAAGSWLVVSRAWTFARVLASLFILPGKSLRSFGPKGSWAIVTGASDGLGKEYALQLARAGFNIVLVSRTASKLTTLTDEITSKYPSVQTKMLAMDFALNEDQDYEKLKALVDGLDVAILVNNVGKSHSIPVPFALTPEDEMSDIITINCMGTLRVTQLVVPGMTQRKRGLILTMGSFGGLVPTPLLATYSGSKAFLQQWSTALGSELQPHGITVELVQAYLITSAMSKVRKTSALIPNPRSFVQATLSKIGNNGGSPTYAYSSSPYWSHGLVAYLATCVINPMSKFIANQNKGMHESIRKRALRKAERENAKKST